In Streptomyces sp. Li-HN-5-11, the sequence TGGTGGAAACGGGCAAACCGAATGATTCGGGCATTTGCCGCTCTGCTTCCGAGGGTGCGAGCAGGGATCGCCGGGCCGACTCACCGAAGGAAAGTTCCGCATGAGCCTCACCCTCGCCGCGCCGCACGCCGAAGCCTCCGCCCCCGCGCTCGCTCCCCGTGAGCGCGAGGCGCTGGGGCACATAGCCGCCGGCCGCACCTATGTGCAGACGGCCCGCCACATGGGGCTCTCCCGGCACACCGTCGACGAGTACCTGCGCCGCATCCGGGCCAAGCTCGACATCACCAGCACGGCGGAACTCACCCGCCTGGCCATCTCGATGGGTCTGTGACCGGTCTGCGGACCAGGTCCGTGTCAGGCGCTCCAGGCTGTGAGCGGCCCGTCGGCGCTGAAGGCCAGCCCGGCGAAGCGTTCGCCGATGCGGCGGTGGGCGACGGCGTCCGGATGCAGTTGGTCGGGCAGCGGCAGTTCGGCGAAGTCGGACTCGCCGTAGAGCTCACGGCCGTCCAAGTAGTGCAGGCACGGGTCCTCCACGGTGCGCTGGGCCACGATCCGGGCCAGCTCCTCGCGGACGACGCCCAGCGTCAGTTTCCCGCTCGCACGCTCCCCGGGATCGCCCGCGGCGCGGAACATCAGGCGTCCGGTGCCGAGCGCGGAGAAGTCCGCCGTGCTGGGACCGGGTGTGTCCTCGTGGATGGGGCACAGGATGGGCGAGACGACCAGCAGTGGTGTGGTGGGGTGGCCCTCGCGGATGGTGTCGAGGAAACCGTGGACGGCGGGGGAGAAGGCCCGCAGCCGCATCACGTCGGTGTTGACCAGATTGATGCCGATCTTGATGCTGATCAGGTTCGCGGGAGTGTCCCGGATGGCGCGCGCGGTGAACGGGTCGAGCAGGGCGCTGCCGCCCAGACCCAGGTTGATCAGCTCCACACCGCCGAGGGAGGCGGCC encodes:
- a CDS encoding helix-turn-helix transcriptional regulator, which gives rise to MSLTLAAPHAEASAPALAPREREALGHIAAGRTYVQTARHMGLSRHTVDEYLRRIRAKLDITSTAELTRLAISMGL
- a CDS encoding SGNH/GDSL hydrolase family protein, with product MLSTAHDWITTPITADLLRGALDLERTPHGLLPHRLPARARAQCADAQLAMAEAQPSGVRLVFRTRATAVELDTLPTKRVYVGAPPRPDGVYDLLVDGRPAGQACVTGGNTLTVDMIRATAEHRPGPPGTLRFTGLPDRMKDVEIWLPHNETTELVALRTDAPVEPAANRGRSVWLHHGSSISQGSDAASPTTTWPALAASLGGVELINLGLGGSALLDPFTARAIRDTPANLISIKIGINLVNTDVMRLRAFSPAVHGFLDTIREGHPTTPLLVVSPILCPIHEDTPGPSTADFSALGTGRLMFRAAGDPGERASGKLTLGVVREELARIVAQRTVEDPCLHYLDGRELYGESDFAELPLPDQLHPDAVAHRRIGERFAGLAFSADGPLTAWSA